In Morganella morganii, the following are encoded in one genomic region:
- the ssnA gene encoding putative aminohydrolase SsnA, whose translation MLILKNATITEFEPAGIREGVDIAIEGDKIAAVGNGLHSRYPGAEVKEMNGKLVMPGIVCSHNHFYSGLSRGIMANIAPSPDFISTLKNLWWRLDRALDEESLYYSGLICSLEAIKSGCTSVIDHHASPNYIAGSLKTLRDGFLKAGLRGMTCYETTDRNGGLKELEAGVEENIAFAELIDSERKSGKSRYLVEAHIGAHAPFTVADEGLKMLREAIKKTGRGLHIHAAEDSYDVSFSHDKYGKDLLIRLGEFDLIDEKTLIAHGLYLSSADIELLNKKDGFLVHNARSNMNNHVGYNHRLGDYNNVVLGTDGIGSDMLEEMKFAFFKHRDAGGAMWPDSFTRFLWNGNRLLARNFGKQFGRVETGYQADLTICDYTPPTPFVGDNLPGHLAFGLGSNSVNSVMVDGVMVYENRQFPFDIEPLFAEARKAAKKMWARMDAL comes from the coding sequence ATGCTGATTCTGAAAAATGCCACCATCACTGAGTTCGAACCGGCGGGGATCCGCGAAGGGGTCGATATCGCCATAGAGGGTGACAAAATTGCGGCTGTGGGTAACGGGCTTCATTCCCGTTACCCGGGCGCGGAAGTCAAAGAGATGAACGGCAAACTGGTGATGCCGGGGATCGTCTGTTCCCATAACCATTTCTATTCCGGCCTGTCACGCGGCATTATGGCGAATATCGCGCCGAGCCCTGATTTCATCTCCACCCTGAAAAACCTGTGGTGGCGGCTCGACCGCGCGCTGGATGAGGAATCCCTTTATTACAGCGGCCTTATCTGCTCTCTCGAAGCGATTAAGAGCGGCTGTACCTCGGTGATTGACCACCATGCCTCACCAAACTATATCGCCGGTTCCCTGAAAACCCTGCGCGACGGCTTCCTGAAAGCCGGTCTGCGCGGCATGACCTGCTACGAAACCACCGACCGCAACGGCGGCCTGAAAGAGCTGGAAGCCGGGGTGGAAGAGAATATCGCCTTTGCGGAGCTTATCGACAGCGAACGCAAAAGCGGTAAATCCCGCTATCTGGTGGAAGCGCACATCGGGGCACACGCGCCGTTCACCGTGGCGGATGAAGGTCTGAAAATGCTGCGCGAGGCGATTAAGAAAACCGGACGCGGCCTGCATATCCATGCGGCGGAAGACAGTTATGACGTCTCTTTCAGCCATGACAAATACGGCAAGGACCTGCTGATCCGCCTGGGTGAGTTTGATCTGATTGATGAAAAAACCCTGATCGCCCACGGCCTGTATCTTTCTTCCGCAGATATTGAGCTGCTGAATAAAAAAGATGGCTTCCTGGTCCACAACGCCCGCTCCAATATGAACAACCATGTCGGCTACAACCACCGCCTGGGTGACTACAACAACGTGGTACTCGGCACAGACGGTATCGGCTCCGATATGTTAGAAGAAATGAAGTTTGCCTTCTTCAAACACCGCGATGCAGGCGGCGCTATGTGGCCGGACAGCTTCACCCGCTTCCTGTGGAATGGTAACCGCTTACTGGCACGCAACTTCGGCAAACAATTCGGCCGCGTGGAAACCGGGTATCAGGCTGACCTGACCATTTGTGATTACACACCACCAACACCGTTTGTCGGGGATAACCTGCCGGGCCATCTGGCCTTCGGTTTAGGATCCAACAGTGTGAACAGCGTGATGGTGGATGGTGTGATGGTGTATGAAAACCGTCAGTTCCCGTTCGATATCGAACCGCTCTTTGCAGAAGCACGCAAAGCCGCGAAAAAGATGTGGGCCCGGATGGACGCACTGTAA
- the ygfM gene encoding molybdopterin-dependent oxidoreductase FAD-binding subunit, which yields MIEQFFRPATLTQATELKQRFQENAVWFAGGSKLNAVPTKTDRTVAISLSLLPLKSIEWQDGILRIGAVVTLETLRESPLIPRALYDALGFVYSRHIRNQATIGGEIAACQREHALLPVLLVLDAQVQLASNDVIPLESYLAAPDDRLITHLILQDPFRRCATRTVRETADGWAVVTAAVALTGNNEQRIAVDGVGCGISRLPQVEAKNLSGEALEKAVSQAVNPKADLLGSEEYKRYITGILVSDLLTDCRQMGEE from the coding sequence ATGATCGAACAATTTTTCCGCCCTGCCACCTTAACGCAGGCAACTGAGCTGAAACAACGCTTTCAGGAAAACGCTGTCTGGTTTGCAGGCGGCAGTAAACTGAATGCGGTACCGACCAAAACTGACCGCACTGTCGCTATCTCACTGTCACTGCTGCCGCTGAAGTCCATCGAGTGGCAGGACGGTATTCTGCGCATCGGCGCGGTTGTCACGCTGGAAACGCTGCGTGAAAGCCCGCTGATCCCGCGTGCGCTGTATGACGCGCTCGGTTTTGTCTATTCACGCCATATCCGTAACCAGGCCACCATCGGCGGGGAGATCGCCGCCTGTCAGCGCGAACATGCGCTGCTGCCGGTGCTGCTGGTACTGGATGCTCAGGTTCAGCTGGCCAGCAATGATGTGATCCCGCTGGAAAGCTATCTCGCCGCACCGGATGACCGCCTGATCACCCATCTGATTTTACAGGATCCGTTCCGCCGCTGTGCCACCCGTACTGTCCGCGAAACCGCTGACGGCTGGGCTGTGGTCACTGCCGCTGTCGCACTGACCGGTAATAATGAGCAGCGGATCGCCGTTGACGGTGTCGGTTGCGGTATCAGCCGTCTGCCGCAGGTTGAGGCGAAAAATCTCAGCGGGGAAGCGCTGGAGAAAGCCGTCAGTCAGGCCGTGAATCCGAAAGCGGATTTACTGGGCAGCGAAGAATATAAACGCTATATCACCGGAATTTTAGTTTCAGACCTGCTGACAGACTGCCGGCAAATGGGGGAGGAATAA
- a CDS encoding molybdopterin-dependent oxidoreductase Mo/Fe-S-binding subunit, with the protein MNVHFILNGTPHSPDCIPGENVRNILFSLGMHSVRNSDDGYGFAGSDAILFNGRIVNASLLIAAQLEGAVIETAESLGKWNELSDVQQAMVDVGVIQSGYNDPAAALILTDLIKRIPEPDRDQIDDALSGLFSRDAGYQQFYEVIDLLVKRRKDPHYKADNAPAFRDDLTVVGKVTPKTDAAVMVQAKPCYVEDRIPANTCVIKMLRSPHAHALITRLDVSKAEALPGVVHVITHKNCPDVYYTPGGQSAPEPSPLDRRMFGKKLRHVGDRVAAVVAENEAIALKALSLIEVEYDVLKPVLSIDEAKADGAPLVHDEPVIYVNGAPADLAEQNKNAADRGEHLQINFPIGAKPCKNIAAGVHGHIGDLDKGFAEADTVIERTYESRQVQQCPTEPHICYTYMNGDRLVIHASTQVPWHLRRQVARILGLKQNKVHVIKERVGGGFGSKQDILLEEVCAWATYVTGRPVSFRYTREEEFIANTSRHVAKVKIKLGAKKDGKITAINMEFLANTGPYGNHSLTVPSNGPALSLPLYPCDNVDFQVTTYYSNICPTGAYQGYGAPKGNFALTMILAELAKELNIDLLDLIETNRVHEGQELKILGAIGEGKMPTSVPTAASCALGPILKKGRELINWDSPRKQDGDWKTGRGVAIIMQKSGIPDIDQANCMVKLESDGTFIVHSGGADIGTGLDTVVKKLTAEVLCCCPDDVHVISGDTDHALFDKGAYASSGTCFSGNAAKMAAENLRKKILFHGAAQIGEPVEDVTLAAPGVVRGKKGEITFADLAHAAEGGTGFGVLVANASYITPDFAFPYGANFAEVAVNTRTGEIRLDKFYALLDCGTPVNPDLALGQIYGASMRAIGHSMSEEIRYDAKGVPLTRDLKTYGAPKIGDIPRDFRAFLVPSDDQVGPYGAKSISEIAVNGAAPAIATAIHDACGVWLREWHFTPEKILRGLSKI; encoded by the coding sequence ATGAACGTCCATTTTATACTTAACGGCACCCCGCATTCACCCGATTGCATTCCGGGCGAAAACGTCCGTAACATTCTGTTCAGCCTGGGTATGCACTCTGTGCGTAACAGTGATGACGGCTATGGCTTCGCAGGCTCTGACGCCATTTTGTTCAACGGCCGTATTGTCAACGCCTCACTGCTGATCGCCGCCCAGCTGGAAGGCGCAGTGATTGAAACCGCCGAATCTCTCGGCAAATGGAATGAACTGAGTGATGTTCAGCAGGCGATGGTGGATGTGGGTGTGATCCAGTCCGGTTATAACGACCCGGCGGCTGCCCTGATCCTGACTGATCTTATCAAACGTATTCCGGAGCCGGATCGCGACCAGATTGATGATGCCCTTTCCGGACTGTTCAGCCGTGACGCTGGTTATCAGCAATTCTATGAAGTCATTGATCTGCTGGTAAAACGCCGCAAAGATCCGCACTACAAAGCTGACAATGCACCGGCCTTCCGTGATGACCTGACCGTTGTCGGGAAAGTCACGCCGAAAACCGATGCTGCCGTAATGGTGCAGGCAAAACCGTGCTATGTGGAAGACCGCATTCCTGCCAATACCTGTGTCATTAAAATGCTGCGCAGCCCGCACGCTCACGCGCTGATCACCCGCCTGGATGTCAGTAAAGCGGAAGCCCTGCCGGGCGTGGTGCATGTTATCACCCACAAAAACTGTCCGGATGTGTATTACACCCCCGGCGGACAGAGTGCGCCGGAGCCGTCTCCGCTTGACCGCCGCATGTTCGGTAAAAAACTCCGTCACGTCGGTGACCGCGTGGCCGCTGTGGTGGCAGAAAACGAAGCTATCGCACTGAAAGCATTATCGTTAATCGAAGTCGAATATGACGTGCTGAAACCGGTTCTGTCTATCGATGAAGCCAAAGCTGACGGCGCACCGCTGGTGCATGATGAGCCGGTGATTTATGTTAACGGCGCGCCGGCCGACCTGGCAGAGCAGAATAAAAACGCGGCAGATCGCGGCGAGCATTTACAGATTAACTTCCCGATCGGCGCAAAACCGTGCAAAAACATTGCTGCGGGTGTTCACGGCCATATCGGGGATCTGGATAAAGGCTTTGCCGAAGCGGATACCGTTATCGAGCGCACCTATGAATCCCGCCAGGTTCAGCAGTGCCCGACCGAACCGCATATCTGCTACACCTACATGAACGGCGACCGTCTGGTGATCCACGCCTCCACTCAGGTACCGTGGCACTTACGCCGCCAGGTGGCGCGTATTCTCGGCCTGAAACAAAACAAAGTGCATGTGATTAAAGAGCGTGTCGGCGGCGGCTTTGGTTCCAAGCAGGATATCCTGCTGGAAGAAGTCTGCGCGTGGGCAACGTATGTCACCGGCCGTCCGGTCTCATTCCGCTACACCCGTGAAGAAGAGTTTATCGCGAACACCAGCCGCCATGTGGCAAAAGTGAAGATCAAACTGGGCGCGAAAAAAGACGGGAAAATCACCGCCATCAATATGGAATTCCTGGCGAACACCGGCCCTTACGGTAACCACTCACTGACGGTACCGAGTAACGGTCCGGCGCTGTCACTGCCGCTCTATCCGTGTGATAACGTCGATTTTCAGGTGACCACTTACTACTCCAACATCTGCCCGACCGGTGCATATCAGGGTTACGGGGCACCGAAAGGTAACTTCGCCCTGACCATGATCCTGGCCGAACTGGCGAAAGAACTGAATATCGACCTGCTGGATCTGATTGAAACCAACCGCGTGCATGAAGGTCAGGAACTGAAGATCCTCGGTGCTATCGGGGAAGGTAAAATGCCGACCTCGGTACCGACTGCCGCCAGCTGCGCCCTCGGCCCGATCCTGAAAAAAGGCCGCGAACTTATTAACTGGGATTCCCCGCGCAAACAGGACGGCGACTGGAAAACCGGACGCGGCGTGGCCATCATCATGCAGAAATCAGGGATCCCGGATATCGACCAGGCAAACTGTATGGTCAAACTGGAATCTGACGGCACCTTTATCGTCCACTCCGGTGGTGCGGATATCGGTACCGGCCTCGATACCGTGGTCAAAAAACTGACCGCCGAAGTGCTGTGCTGCTGCCCGGATGATGTCCATGTTATCTCAGGGGATACTGACCACGCGCTGTTCGACAAAGGAGCTTATGCCTCCTCCGGCACCTGCTTCTCCGGTAATGCGGCGAAAATGGCGGCAGAGAATCTGCGTAAAAAAATCCTGTTCCACGGTGCCGCGCAAATCGGCGAGCCGGTGGAGGATGTCACCCTGGCGGCACCGGGTGTGGTGCGCGGTAAGAAAGGCGAAATCACATTCGCGGATCTGGCGCATGCAGCCGAAGGCGGTACCGGGTTTGGTGTGCTGGTGGCAAACGCCAGTTATATCACACCGGACTTTGCCTTCCCGTACGGGGCAAACTTTGCCGAAGTGGCCGTGAACACCCGTACCGGTGAAATCCGCCTGGATAAATTCTACGCACTGCTCGACTGCGGTACGCCGGTGAACCCGGATCTGGCCTTAGGTCAGATTTACGGTGCCTCCATGCGTGCCATCGGCCACAGTATGTCAGAAGAGATCCGCTACGACGCCAAAGGTGTACCGCTGACCCGCGACCTGAAAACCTACGGCGCACCGAAGATCGGCGATATTCCGCGTGATTTCCGCGCGTTCCTGGTGCCGAGTGATGACCAGGTCGGCCCGTATGGTGCGAAATCCATCTCGGAAATCGCGGTTAACGGTGCAGCACCGGCTATCGCCACCGCAATTCATGATGCCTGCGGTGTCTGGCTGCGTGAATGGCACTTCACGCCGGAAAAAATTCTGCGCGGCCTGAGCAAAATATAA